The following are from one region of the Bradyrhizobium sediminis genome:
- a CDS encoding cytochrome P450 gives MNIQTSVKADKAELQRLAREEAYSTPLKDFHPGAPRLFQNDTLWPWFERLRKEEPVHYCTNAPIEPYWSVTKYNDIMHVDTNHGIFSSDAALGGINIRDAPVGYDWPSFIAMDQPKHSAQRKTVSPMFTPTHLDELAKLIRERSIKVLDALPRNETFNFVDRVSIELTTQMLATLFDFPFEERRKLTRWSDVSTALPKSGVVNSPEQRRQEMDECRAYFTKLWNERVNAEPRNDLISMMAHNDATRYMDPDNLMGNIILLIVGGNDTTRNTMSGSVLALNEHPDQYQKLRDNPALIDSMVPEVIRWQTPLAHMRRTALVDTELGGKTIKKGDRVVMWYVSGNRDEEGIESPNEFIIDRARPRTHLSFGFGIHRCVGMRLAELQLKIVWQEMLKRFDRIEVVGEPKRVYSSFVRGIESLPVRIPA, from the coding sequence ATGAATATTCAGACATCCGTGAAAGCCGATAAAGCCGAACTTCAGCGCCTGGCGCGCGAAGAGGCCTATTCCACGCCGCTGAAGGACTTTCATCCCGGCGCGCCACGGCTGTTCCAGAACGATACGCTGTGGCCCTGGTTCGAACGGCTGCGCAAGGAAGAGCCGGTGCACTACTGCACCAATGCGCCGATCGAGCCCTATTGGTCGGTCACCAAGTACAACGACATCATGCATGTCGACACCAATCACGGCATCTTCTCGTCCGACGCGGCGCTCGGCGGCATCAACATCCGCGACGCCCCGGTTGGCTATGACTGGCCGAGCTTCATCGCGATGGACCAGCCAAAGCATTCGGCGCAACGCAAGACGGTGTCGCCGATGTTTACACCGACACATCTGGACGAACTCGCAAAGCTGATCCGCGAGCGCAGCATCAAGGTGCTGGACGCCCTGCCCCGCAACGAGACCTTCAATTTCGTCGACCGGGTGTCGATCGAACTGACCACACAGATGCTGGCGACACTGTTCGATTTCCCGTTCGAGGAACGCCGCAAGCTGACGCGCTGGTCGGATGTCTCGACTGCGCTGCCCAAGAGCGGCGTCGTGAATTCGCCGGAGCAGCGGCGCCAGGAAATGGACGAGTGCCGGGCCTATTTCACCAAGCTCTGGAACGAGCGCGTCAACGCCGAGCCGCGCAACGACCTGATCTCGATGATGGCGCACAACGACGCCACCCGTTACATGGATCCCGACAACCTGATGGGCAACATCATCCTGTTGATCGTCGGCGGCAACGACACCACCCGCAACACCATGAGCGGCTCGGTGCTGGCCCTGAACGAGCACCCCGACCAGTACCAGAAGCTGCGCGACAATCCGGCGTTGATCGACAGCATGGTGCCGGAAGTGATCCGCTGGCAGACGCCGCTGGCGCATATGCGCCGCACCGCGCTGGTCGACACAGAACTCGGCGGCAAGACCATCAAGAAGGGCGACCGGGTGGTGATGTGGTACGTCTCGGGCAACCGCGACGAGGAGGGCATCGAGAGCCCCAACGAGTTCATCATCGACCGCGCCCGGCCCCGCACCCATCTGTCGTTCGGCTTCGGCATCCATCGCTGCGTCGGCATGCGGCTCGCCGAATTGCAACTGAAGATCGTGTGGCAGGAGATGCTGAAGCGGTTCGACCGCATCGAGGTGGTCGGCGAGCCGAAGCGGGTCTATTCCAGCTTCGTCAGGGGCATCGAGTCGTTGCCGGTACGCATACCTGCATGA
- a CDS encoding cytochrome P450, which translates to MHGTIDHAGDSHLRAASDKAWSVPLAEIDVSQPELFRTDSFWPYFDRLRREDPVHYCKDSMFGPYWSVTKYNDIMDIETNHAVFSSAASLGGITIRDVAPDLRRESFIAMDQPRHSAQRKTVAPMFTPTHLDQLAINIRKRSAECLDNLPKNEVFDWVDKVSIELTTQMLAVLFDFPWEDRRKLTRWSDIATTLPGPDGLVATEEDRQVELLECATYFAGLWKERINQPPKSDLLSMMAHSDATRDMDPKNFLGNLILLIVGGNDTTRNTLSGSVYALNKNPDQYKKLRENPDLIDSFVPEVIRWQTPLAHMRRTALEDFEFRGRQIKKGDKVVMWYVSGNRDEEIIDRPYDFIIDRARPRTHLSFGFGIHRCVGIRLAELQLKIIWEEILKRFDNIEVVGEPKRVYSSFVKGYETLPVRIAG; encoded by the coding sequence ATGCACGGAACAATCGATCATGCCGGGGATTCCCATCTGAGGGCCGCTTCCGACAAGGCATGGTCCGTTCCGCTTGCAGAAATCGACGTCAGCCAGCCCGAACTGTTCCGGACCGATTCGTTCTGGCCGTATTTCGACCGGCTGCGCCGGGAAGACCCGGTGCATTACTGCAAGGACAGCATGTTCGGGCCGTACTGGTCGGTGACCAAATACAACGACATCATGGACATCGAGACCAACCATGCGGTGTTCTCGTCGGCGGCTTCCCTCGGCGGCATCACCATCCGCGACGTCGCGCCCGACCTGCGCCGCGAAAGCTTCATCGCCATGGATCAGCCGCGCCACTCGGCGCAGCGCAAGACCGTGGCGCCGATGTTCACGCCGACGCATCTCGACCAGCTCGCGATCAATATCCGCAAGCGCTCGGCGGAGTGCCTCGACAACCTGCCGAAGAACGAGGTGTTCGACTGGGTCGACAAGGTCTCGATCGAGCTGACCACGCAGATGCTCGCGGTGCTGTTCGACTTCCCCTGGGAGGACCGCCGCAAACTGACGCGCTGGTCCGACATCGCCACCACGCTTCCCGGTCCGGACGGCCTGGTCGCGACCGAAGAAGACCGCCAGGTCGAACTGCTGGAATGCGCGACGTATTTCGCCGGGCTCTGGAAGGAGCGCATCAACCAGCCGCCGAAGAGCGACCTGTTGTCGATGATGGCGCACAGCGACGCCACCCGCGACATGGACCCGAAGAATTTCCTCGGCAACCTGATCCTGTTGATCGTCGGCGGCAACGACACCACCCGCAACACGCTGTCGGGCAGCGTCTATGCCCTGAACAAGAATCCGGATCAGTACAAGAAGCTGCGCGAAAATCCCGATCTGATCGACAGTTTCGTGCCGGAGGTGATCCGCTGGCAGACGCCGCTGGCGCATATGCGCCGGACTGCGCTGGAGGACTTCGAATTCCGCGGCAGGCAGATCAAAAAAGGCGACAAGGTCGTGATGTGGTACGTCTCGGGCAACCGCGATGAGGAGATCATCGACCGCCCCTACGACTTCATCATCGACCGGGCCCGGCCGCGCACCCACCTCTCCTTCGGCTTCGGCATCCACCGTTGCGTCGGGATCAGGCTGGCCGAGCTGCAACTCAAAATCATCTGGGAAGAAATCCTCAAGCGTTTCGACAATATTGAGGTGGTCGGCGAGCCCAAGCGGGTGTATTCGAGCTTCGTCAAGGGTTACGAGACCCTGCCGGTGCGGATTGCCGGCTGA
- a CDS encoding acyl-CoA dehydrogenase family protein has product MTATEHHDDYADIRDAVAKLCAQFPGEYWRKLDREMAYPKAFVDALTEAGYLSVLIPEEYGGAGLKLSAAAAILEEIQRAGCNGGGCHAQMYTMGTLLRHGSDEQKAKWLPKVATGELRLQAFGVTEPTSGTDTSSLKTFARRDGNGDYIVNGQKIWTSRAEYSDLMILLARTTPKEKSKKRTDGLSVFIVDMKAAKGNGLTISPIRTMMNHATTEVFFTDMRVPAENLIGEEGKGFRYILSGMNAERILIASECIGDAKWFIAKASAYAKERSVFGRPIGQNQGIQFPIAKSYAAMRAAELMVREATRKYEAGLDCGAEANMAKMLAADASWEAANACVQTHGGFGFAEEYDVERKFRETRLYQVAPISTNLILSYVAEHVLGMPRSY; this is encoded by the coding sequence ATGACCGCAACCGAACACCACGACGATTATGCCGATATCCGCGACGCCGTCGCCAAGCTCTGCGCCCAGTTTCCCGGCGAATACTGGCGCAAGCTCGACCGCGAGATGGCCTATCCCAAGGCCTTCGTCGATGCGCTGACCGAAGCCGGCTATCTCTCGGTTCTGATCCCCGAGGAATATGGCGGTGCCGGACTGAAGCTGTCGGCCGCGGCCGCAATCCTCGAGGAGATCCAGCGCGCCGGATGCAATGGCGGCGGCTGCCATGCCCAGATGTACACCATGGGCACGCTGCTGCGGCACGGCAGCGACGAGCAGAAAGCCAAATGGCTGCCGAAGGTCGCCACCGGCGAGTTGCGGTTGCAGGCGTTCGGCGTCACCGAGCCGACCAGCGGCACCGATACCTCCTCGCTGAAGACCTTTGCCAGGCGCGACGGCAACGGCGACTACATCGTCAACGGCCAGAAGATCTGGACCAGCCGCGCCGAATATTCCGACCTGATGATCCTGCTGGCGCGCACCACGCCGAAGGAGAAATCCAAAAAGCGCACCGACGGCCTGTCGGTGTTCATCGTCGACATGAAGGCGGCGAAGGGCAACGGGCTCACGATCAGCCCGATCCGCACCATGATGAACCACGCCACGACGGAAGTGTTCTTCACCGACATGCGGGTGCCGGCCGAAAACCTGATCGGAGAGGAAGGCAAGGGCTTTCGTTACATCCTCTCCGGCATGAACGCCGAACGCATCCTGATCGCGTCGGAATGCATCGGCGACGCTAAATGGTTCATCGCCAAGGCTAGCGCCTACGCCAAGGAGCGCAGCGTATTCGGCCGCCCGATCGGTCAAAATCAGGGCATCCAGTTTCCGATCGCCAAGTCCTATGCGGCGATGCGCGCCGCCGAGCTGATGGTGCGGGAAGCGACCCGCAAATACGAGGCCGGGCTCGATTGCGGCGCCGAGGCCAATATGGCCAAGATGCTGGCGGCCGACGCTTCCTGGGAAGCGGCCAATGCCTGCGTGCAGACCCATGGCGGCTTCGGCTTCGCGGAAGAATACGACGTCGAACGCAAATTCCGCGAGACCCGGCTCTACCAGGTCGCACCGATCTCGACCAATCTGATCCTGTCTTACGTCGCCGAACACGTGCTCGGCATGCCTCGCTCCTACTGA
- the trhA gene encoding PAQR family membrane homeostasis protein TrhA: MTVFKLKQLASTSVHAAGAMLWNYDRAELIADGVVHGIGVFCGVVAATVLIVLTAVYATAFQVAVVSVYAAGLLAMLVLSATYNLWPVSRAKWVLRRFDHSAIYVLIAATYTPIIMELKDSVFAVVLLIGVWCVAIVGVVLKLALPGRYDRVAVGLYLAMGWSGIMLYDAVVSALPSLALWFVLAGGALYSFGVIFHAWQRLRFQNAIWHCFVLLGAGCHYTAVLDLVLT, from the coding sequence ATGACCGTCTTCAAATTGAAACAACTCGCCTCGACCTCCGTCCATGCGGCCGGCGCCATGCTCTGGAATTACGATCGGGCCGAGCTGATCGCCGACGGCGTCGTGCACGGCATCGGCGTGTTCTGCGGCGTGGTCGCGGCCACCGTGCTGATCGTGTTGACCGCGGTCTACGCCACCGCATTCCAGGTGGCTGTCGTCTCGGTCTACGCCGCCGGGCTGTTGGCTATGCTGGTGCTGTCGGCGACCTACAATCTGTGGCCGGTGTCGCGCGCCAAATGGGTGCTGCGCCGCTTCGATCACTCGGCGATCTATGTGCTGATCGCGGCGACCTATACGCCGATCATCATGGAATTGAAGGACAGCGTCTTCGCGGTCGTGCTGCTGATCGGGGTGTGGTGCGTGGCGATCGTCGGCGTCGTGCTCAAGCTGGCGCTGCCGGGCCGCTACGACCGGGTCGCGGTCGGCCTCTATCTGGCAATGGGCTGGAGCGGCATCATGCTCTACGATGCGGTGGTGTCGGCGCTGCCGAGCCTGGCGCTGTGGTTCGTGCTCGCGGGCGGCGCGCTGTATAGTTTCGGCGTCATCTTTCATGCGTGGCAGCGGTTGCGTTTCCAGAACGCGATCTGGCATTGCTTCGTGCTGCTGGGCGCGGGCTGCCATTACACTGCCGTGCTCGATCTGGTTCTGACCTGA
- a CDS encoding isovaleryl-CoA dehydrogenase has protein sequence MIPNAYRIFNFDLGETADAIRETVHAFSSNEIAPRAAEIDRSNQFPRDLWPKIGALGLHGITVEEEYGGSGLGYLEHCIAVEEMSRASAAVGLSYGAHSNLCVNQIRRNGSEAQKRKYLPKLISGEHVGSLAMSEPGAGSDVVSMTTRAEKKGDRFVINGSKMWITNGPVADTLVVYAKTDPGAGPRGMTAFIIEKGMKGFSTAQKLDKLGMRGSDTCELVFDNCEVPEENVLSEVGRGVNVLMSGLDYERAVLAAGPLGIMQACMDVVLPYVHERKQFGQPIGTFQLVQGKIADMYTTMNASRAYVYAVAKACDRGETTREDAAGAILYAAEKATQCALDAIQLLGGNGYINDYPTGRLLRDAKLYEIGAGTSEIRRMLIGRELFEKSA, from the coding sequence ATGATCCCCAACGCGTATCGGATTTTCAATTTCGATCTCGGCGAAACCGCGGACGCCATCCGCGAAACCGTGCATGCTTTCTCGTCCAACGAGATCGCGCCGCGCGCCGCCGAAATCGACCGCAGCAACCAGTTTCCCCGCGACCTGTGGCCGAAAATCGGCGCGCTCGGCCTGCACGGGATCACCGTCGAGGAGGAGTATGGCGGATCGGGCTTGGGCTATCTCGAGCATTGCATCGCGGTCGAGGAAATGTCGCGCGCCTCGGCGGCGGTCGGGCTGTCCTATGGCGCGCATTCGAACCTGTGCGTCAACCAGATCCGCCGCAACGGCAGCGAGGCGCAGAAGCGGAAATATCTGCCCAAGCTGATTTCGGGCGAACATGTCGGCTCATTGGCGATGTCGGAGCCGGGCGCCGGCTCCGACGTGGTGTCGATGACGACCCGCGCCGAAAAGAAGGGCGACCGCTTCGTCATCAACGGCAGCAAGATGTGGATCACCAACGGCCCGGTCGCCGATACGCTGGTGGTCTATGCCAAGACCGATCCCGGCGCCGGTCCGCGCGGCATGACCGCCTTCATCATCGAAAAGGGCATGAAGGGGTTTTCCACCGCGCAGAAGCTCGACAAGCTCGGCATGCGCGGTTCCGACACCTGCGAGCTGGTGTTCGACAATTGCGAAGTGCCGGAAGAAAACGTGCTGAGCGAGGTCGGCCGCGGCGTCAACGTGCTGATGTCCGGCCTCGATTACGAGCGCGCGGTGCTGGCGGCGGGCCCGCTCGGCATCATGCAGGCGTGCATGGACGTGGTGCTGCCTTACGTGCACGAGCGCAAGCAGTTCGGCCAGCCGATCGGCACCTTCCAGCTGGTGCAGGGCAAGATCGCCGACATGTACACCACGATGAATGCGTCCCGCGCCTACGTCTATGCGGTGGCGAAGGCCTGCGACCGCGGCGAGACAACGCGCGAGGATGCCGCCGGCGCCATACTCTATGCCGCGGAAAAGGCGACGCAATGCGCGCTCGACGCCATCCAGTTGCTCGGCGGCAACGGTTATATCAACGATTATCCGACCGGCCGCCTGCTGCGCGACGCCAAGCTCTACGAGATCGGCGCCGGCACCAGCGAAATCCGCCGCATGCTGATCGGGCGCGAGCTGTTCGAGAAGTCGGCTTGA
- a CDS encoding CaiB/BaiF CoA transferase family protein, with protein sequence MLPLEGLTVIAVEQAVAAPFCSSRLADAGAHVIKVERPEGDFARGYDAAAKGQSSYFVWLNRGKDSVVIDLATTEGRQSLEELIAGADVLLQNLKPGSMDKLGFSLERLRKDYPALICCTISGYGDDGPYADRKAYDLLIQAESGLASITGGPEGPSRVGISVVDIATGATAHASILEALIARGRTGKGADIRISMFDVMADWLAVPLLNSEAGNPPKRMALAHPSIAPYGVFQSKDGKGILISIQSEREWKKLCADVLDKPDLPNDPRFANMVERVRNRALTDKAVGDSFATMTRENLLKRLADADIAFAEVNTMADLAVHPHLRRIEVDTPNGKVTYAAPAAIFVGEPRHYGAVPGIGDHGELPKTPRARATSS encoded by the coding sequence ATGCTGCCGCTCGAAGGACTGACCGTCATCGCCGTCGAACAGGCGGTCGCCGCCCCGTTCTGCAGCTCGCGGCTGGCGGATGCCGGCGCCCATGTCATCAAGGTGGAGCGGCCGGAGGGTGATTTCGCTCGCGGCTATGACGCTGCGGCGAAGGGACAGAGCAGCTATTTCGTCTGGCTCAACCGCGGCAAGGATTCCGTGGTGATCGACCTCGCCACCACGGAAGGCCGGCAAAGCCTCGAAGAGCTGATCGCCGGCGCCGACGTCCTGCTGCAGAACCTCAAGCCGGGCTCGATGGACAAGCTCGGCTTTTCGCTGGAGCGCCTGAGGAAGGACTATCCGGCGCTGATCTGCTGCACCATCTCCGGCTATGGCGACGACGGCCCCTATGCCGATCGCAAGGCCTATGACCTCCTGATCCAGGCCGAGAGCGGGCTGGCCTCGATCACTGGCGGACCGGAAGGACCGTCGCGGGTCGGCATCTCGGTCGTCGATATCGCCACCGGCGCCACCGCGCACGCCTCGATCCTCGAGGCGCTGATCGCGCGCGGCCGCACCGGCAAGGGCGCCGACATCCGGATTTCGATGTTCGACGTCATGGCCGACTGGCTGGCGGTGCCGCTGCTCAATTCGGAAGCCGGCAACCCGCCGAAGCGGATGGCGCTGGCCCATCCCTCGATCGCGCCCTACGGGGTTTTCCAATCGAAGGACGGCAAGGGAATCCTGATCTCGATCCAGAGCGAGCGCGAATGGAAAAAGCTCTGCGCCGACGTGCTTGATAAGCCCGACCTGCCGAATGATCCCCGCTTCGCCAACATGGTCGAGCGCGTCCGCAACCGCGCGCTCACCGACAAGGCGGTCGGCGACAGCTTTGCCACCATGACCCGCGAAAATCTCCTGAAACGCCTGGCGGATGCCGACATTGCGTTTGCCGAGGTCAACACCATGGCCGATCTCGCCGTGCATCCGCATCTGCGCCGTATCGAGGTCGATACGCCGAACGGCAAAGTGACCTATGCCGCGCCCGCCGCGATCTTCGTGGGTGAGCCGCGTCACTATGGCGCCGTTCCCGGCATCGGCGACCACGGCGAACTTCCGAAAACCCCTCGCGCCCGGGCCACATCATCATGA
- a CDS encoding SDR family oxidoreductase, whose amino-acid sequence MQVAGKVVVVTGGANGIGRALCEAFHRAGAAKVVVADLDVANARAVAASVDGAAFKCDVGQEKDIIHVIEETEQKFGPIALFCSNAGIGGGFDPLSVNAGGNSDEPWARSWAIHVMAHVYAARHLIPRMKARGGGYFLNTISAAGLLSQVGSPAYSTTKHAAVGFAENLAISHKADGIKVSILCPQGVDTNMLRSIPKGPQSGDGDLSPEQVAQDVLKGLEQETFVILPHPQVLGYMRKKTEDYDRWIAGMAKIQAKMRESYGK is encoded by the coding sequence ATGCAGGTGGCGGGTAAGGTCGTGGTTGTCACCGGAGGCGCCAACGGCATCGGTCGCGCGCTGTGCGAAGCCTTTCACCGCGCCGGCGCCGCGAAGGTCGTCGTCGCCGATCTCGATGTGGCAAATGCGCGAGCCGTCGCTGCTTCGGTCGATGGTGCTGCGTTCAAATGCGATGTCGGGCAGGAAAAGGACATCATCCACGTCATCGAGGAGACCGAGCAGAAGTTCGGCCCAATCGCGCTGTTCTGCTCCAACGCCGGCATCGGCGGCGGTTTCGATCCGCTGTCGGTGAATGCCGGCGGCAATTCCGACGAGCCCTGGGCGCGAAGCTGGGCGATCCATGTCATGGCGCATGTCTATGCCGCCCGGCATTTGATCCCGCGCATGAAGGCGCGCGGCGGCGGCTATTTCCTCAACACGATTTCCGCAGCCGGCCTGCTGTCGCAGGTTGGAAGCCCGGCCTATTCGACCACCAAGCACGCCGCGGTGGGGTTTGCGGAGAACCTTGCGATCTCGCACAAGGCCGACGGCATCAAGGTTTCGATCCTGTGCCCGCAAGGCGTCGACACCAATATGCTGCGGTCGATCCCGAAGGGCCCGCAATCCGGCGACGGCGATCTCTCGCCGGAACAGGTGGCGCAGGATGTGCTGAAGGGGCTCGAACAGGAGACCTTCGTGATCCTGCCGCACCCGCAAGTGCTGGGCTACATGCGCAAGAAGACCGAGGATTACGATCGCTGGATCGCCGGCATGGCGAAGATCCAGGCGAAGATGCGGGAAAGTTACGGCAAGTAG
- the mdlC gene encoding benzoylformate decarboxylase produces the protein MSRKPAKTASTLVSVKQATLDLLRAFGIKKVFGNPGSTELPFLSDWPGDIDYVLGLQEASVIGMADGYAQATRNAGFVNLHSAAGVGNALGNIYTAHRNQTPLVITAGQQARSILPLQAFLYAERASEFPRPYVKYSVEPARAEDVPAAIARAYYVAMQPPCGPTFVSVPIDDWSHQTQAIEARSVSRELGPDASAMKALVEALSASRRPALVVGPGVDRAQTVDLMVKVAEKTRASVWVSPFSARCSFPERHPQFAGFLHASPAQLSDALREHDLVVVIGAPVFTFHVEGHASIFDGATTIFQITDDADAASVSPVGTSIIATMKPALAMLLEWLPETKRAIPAGRIVPPAPKAADPIPVEYLLHALSSAMPGDAVLVEEAPSHRPAMQKFMPMRGQDSFYTMASGGLGYSLPAAVGMALGRPGCRTVCLIGDGSAMYSIQALWTAAQRRLPLTVVVINNAGYGAMRSFSQVMQVRNVPGLDLPGIDFVRIAEGMGCDAVRVDKSSDLAPALQRGLAHDGVSLIEVMVDSAVPLLYAQKS, from the coding sequence TTGTCCCGCAAGCCCGCCAAAACCGCATCGACATTGGTCAGCGTCAAGCAGGCCACGCTGGATCTGTTGCGGGCATTCGGCATCAAGAAAGTGTTCGGCAATCCCGGCTCGACCGAATTGCCGTTCCTCAGCGACTGGCCCGGCGACATCGACTATGTGCTGGGGTTGCAGGAAGCCTCCGTGATCGGCATGGCCGATGGATATGCGCAGGCCACCCGCAACGCCGGCTTCGTCAATCTGCATTCCGCCGCCGGCGTCGGCAACGCGCTCGGCAATATCTATACCGCGCACCGCAACCAGACCCCGCTGGTGATCACGGCTGGCCAGCAGGCGCGCTCGATCCTGCCGCTGCAGGCCTTTCTCTATGCCGAACGCGCATCGGAATTTCCGCGGCCTTACGTCAAATACAGCGTCGAGCCGGCGCGGGCCGAGGACGTCCCGGCCGCAATCGCGCGCGCCTATTACGTGGCGATGCAGCCGCCCTGCGGTCCTACCTTCGTCTCGGTGCCGATCGACGACTGGAGCCATCAGACCCAGGCCATCGAGGCCCGCAGTGTCAGCCGCGAGCTCGGCCCCGACGCCAGCGCGATGAAGGCGCTGGTTGAAGCGCTATCCGCGAGCAGGCGCCCTGCCCTGGTGGTCGGGCCCGGCGTCGACCGCGCGCAAACCGTCGACCTGATGGTGAAGGTTGCGGAGAAGACGAGAGCGTCCGTTTGGGTCAGCCCGTTTTCGGCGCGCTGCAGTTTCCCGGAGCGGCATCCGCAATTCGCGGGCTTCCTGCACGCCTCGCCGGCGCAGCTCTCGGATGCCCTGCGCGAGCATGATCTGGTGGTCGTGATCGGCGCGCCGGTCTTCACCTTCCACGTCGAAGGCCACGCCTCGATCTTCGACGGCGCCACCACGATCTTCCAGATCACCGACGATGCCGATGCGGCTTCGGTTTCGCCTGTTGGCACCAGCATCATCGCGACCATGAAGCCGGCACTGGCGATGCTGCTGGAATGGCTACCCGAGACCAAACGCGCGATTCCGGCCGGCCGGATCGTGCCGCCCGCACCAAAAGCGGCCGATCCGATTCCGGTCGAATACCTGCTGCACGCGCTCTCGTCGGCCATGCCCGGCGACGCCGTGCTGGTGGAGGAAGCCCCGTCGCATCGTCCGGCGATGCAGAAATTCATGCCGATGCGCGGGCAGGACAGTTTTTACACCATGGCAAGCGGCGGCCTCGGCTACAGCCTGCCCGCCGCGGTCGGCATGGCGCTCGGCCGCCCCGGCTGCAGGACGGTCTGCCTGATCGGCGACGGCTCGGCGATGTATTCGATCCAGGCGCTGTGGACCGCGGCGCAGCGCAGGCTGCCGTTGACGGTGGTGGTGATCAACAATGCCGGCTACGGCGCGATGCGCTCGTTCAGCCAGGTCATGCAGGTGCGCAACGTGCCCGGCCTGGACCTGCCCGGTATCGACTTTGTCCGGATCGCGGAAGGCATGGGCTGCGACGCCGTGCGCGTCGACAAATCATCCGATCTCGCGCCCGCTCTGCAGCGCGGCCTCGCACATGACGGCGTCAGCCTGATCGAGGTGATGGTGGATTCCGCGGTGCCGCTGCTCTACGCGCAGAAGAGCTGA
- a CDS encoding FAS1-like dehydratase domain-containing protein: MAEKLDIDHLRQWIGRTEEASDIVTAQLVKGLRATLFQEIGEPKPGDAAPWTVHWCLAQPVFPMSELSQDGHPTRGGFLPPVPLPRRMWAGGELEFLEPLRVGDEAKRTSRISDVTMKSGSTGVLCFVSVEHLITTQRGTAIRERQDIVYRDMSTAQPAAPAKAPPPPPVAKYRESHMADPVLLFRYSALTFNGHRIHYDRDYVTRVEGYPGLVFHGPMQAAFIVELAAKLHGGKAPKKFSYRGVQPLFEGSEFSINANDTAAGMELWTANSAGQPTMKGTATW; this comes from the coding sequence ATCGCCGAAAAGCTCGACATCGATCACCTGCGGCAATGGATCGGCCGCACCGAGGAGGCGTCCGATATCGTCACCGCGCAACTGGTGAAGGGCCTGCGTGCCACGCTGTTCCAGGAGATCGGCGAACCGAAGCCGGGAGACGCGGCGCCGTGGACCGTGCATTGGTGCCTGGCGCAGCCGGTATTCCCGATGTCGGAACTGAGTCAGGACGGCCACCCGACCCGCGGCGGCTTCCTGCCGCCGGTGCCGCTGCCGCGCCGGATGTGGGCCGGCGGCGAACTGGAATTTCTCGAGCCGCTCCGGGTCGGCGATGAAGCCAAGCGCACCTCGCGCATCTCCGACGTGACGATGAAGAGCGGCAGCACCGGCGTGCTGTGCTTCGTCTCGGTCGAACATCTGATCACGACGCAGCGCGGCACCGCGATCCGCGAACGGCAGGATATCGTCTATCGCGACATGTCGACCGCGCAGCCGGCGGCGCCAGCCAAGGCCCCGCCACCGCCGCCCGTCGCGAAATATCGCGAAAGCCACATGGCCGATCCCGTGCTGCTGTTCCGCTATTCGGCGCTGACCTTCAACGGCCACCGCATCCATTACGACCGCGATTACGTCACCAGGGTCGAGGGCTATCCGGGCCTCGTCTTCCACGGTCCGATGCAGGCGGCCTTCATCGTCGAACTCGCCGCCAAGCTTCACGGCGGCAAGGCGCCGAAGAAATTCAGCTATCGCGGCGTGCAGCCGCTGTTCGAAGGCAGCGAGTTCTCCATCAACGCCAACGACACCGCTGCCGGCATGGAGCTATGGACCGCGAATTCGGCAGGTCAGCCGACCATGAAGGGTACCGCCACGTGGTGA